AACTCCAGCAGGAGTTTGTAAACCGTTCAGAGGAATAACAAATTTGAAACAAAGCTGCGGGCCTTGAGTGGAATGTAGGATGTGTTTGATAACAGATCATTGGCACAACTCAAAAGAAAAGTGGCTCAGTGCAAGGTTTTATGTTTTGCTCAGGAAAAGTGTAGTAGGAAAATTATGTGTTCACATCATTAGATTAGAGGAAAGGAGCTGTGCACGCTACAAGGCACAGCCTGTGCCGAACGGTGCCTCCACGTCTGTTCTCGTCTCAGACTTGTGTAGCTCAGTAATGATGTCCACAGTCAGCATAAGATATATGAAAAATATTgtaatgtatttctttttttttttacgggtGACTATTTTATAAGATAAACTTCCTTTCATATGAATGTTGTTTTtgcttattttattaaaaatttTCCAACATCTGTTCTTCTTGAAAACCACCTCAGCACTTAACACAGTAGCAGTCGTTTAAATACACAGTTGGAGTTGAAGACTTTTTAAGCATATAAATTCTTGAAAATCcgatttaaatgtgtttatttcttatTAAAGAACCTGCTCACTCACAGTATGTTCATACACATACAACTCAGAGTAACTCATAATTCAAATTCAACTTTAATGAAGTATTGGTTGACACCATTATTTTGGATGAATTCAGTCCTACACAAAAAGCCTTTAAAGGATAAAGCAACCTCAACTACTTTGACTTATTTTCTCTAAATGTGTCTTtatcaaataaaacagaataggtttgaataattatttttttcaaagagCAATCACTACATCCTGCCCTACAATAATGCATAATTGCACAGTTCTTGCTTATGAGCAGAATCACAGGGCCATAACATTAGCTTATAAATGTAAGGCATGTATCGACCTGAAACGTCCAGACGGTCACCAAGAGGGAATCACGTTAAATAATTGCCTATAAACACACATCCAACGGCTTTTATCAAATGATCCTGAGATTCAGCTCAACAGAAAACTTTTGGGATTCATATCATCACAATATACCTGCAAATAATATGAGTATAATTTATTTTTGCTCTCAAGTTGCTTTGAGAAGGGTGGTGGAAGGGCAAAAACATTGTTTGATCACAAAATAGACAGAAATACACCAATACACTTAAATATTTTATCCCTAagagttttttgtattttattttggtttcctCTGGGATGAagaatttgtcatttctttCTTACTGTCTCTGTTTCAGCAACAGCTTTACTGTACTCACTTGCACACATTTGTATAAATGTGAGCTGTACAACTTTCAGCCCCCCAACAAATAACTGAATCCAAACTCTGTGCTACAGTACATCTGCatgtaaataaaacacacacatcatATATATCTGTTAAATGCACACAACAAATGCTGATAGCAGGGCACTTCTAGTCTATCTGCATTTGATATCCTACAGACATTTGAGTGAAATAAACCTGCTCTCATAAGAACGTGGGAAAAACATTCCTACTGTGGTGATCAAAGTTGCATTCAGATGATCCGAATGTGTTAACTAACCGGGAAAAAAATGCTGATGCATGTGATCATTTGCACGGGGGTCTGAATGGATCCATTTCAGAAACTTTGATTCCAGTTTCAGGAACATAGAGCTTCAAGGTGCAGCCGATCacaggttttattacatttccgTAACCCCTCCCCTTATGAACAAAACGCAGTGGTTGGAAAATAGTTTAGGGACATTCATCTTAAAATCAGGTCATCTGAGGATTCAAGTCCTCATCTCTGTCCCTGGGAGAAGGAGGCGGAGGCTCCTCTTCTCCTGTGTCCTGTTTGTCTCTCTCAGCCTCCACCCAGCTCTGTGGGAGGATCATCTTTTTGGGGCCATGGGGTGGTGGACCCAACAAAGCTTCAATGTCATCATAGTTCACCACTTCACGCTCTAAAAGGGAATTGGCCAACTGGAAAGAaagataattatttattaaacataatatACAAGCTCACAGAGAGGAAGACTATCTAAAACTGTAACATTTATGGTCTGAGAGGAATAACTGACCAGCAGCAGCTTGTCTCTGTtgtccagcagcagcttctctgtGTGTCTGTATGCACGGGCTATCAACATCTTAGCTTCCTGAAAGCACAAACAAATGCATCAACAACTTGATACTGACGACATTAGATCACTATTCACAGAGAGCAGAGAACTATTTCATTTCTGAACCCTACATGATCCATCTGCTCCTGCAGACCCCGACTAAAAGGACGCCGTCCGACGGCGCCCTGCTGCTCTGTGTCTGGGAACGAGACCTGTCCGACGCTGTCGCTCATGCCATACTGCTTCACCATGGAGTAGGCCACCCGCGTCACCTTACGCAGGTCGTCTTGGGCTCCTAGAGACACAGAAGGATGAGGCGTGACGTCTGTGTTTGTAACTGAAAGTTTAGCTTAACATGAAGACGacgttgatgttttgtttttaatggtaTGAAACTTTCAGCAGATGTAAGAAGGTTGTATGGATGTGAGCAGGATGTGCTTACAGCACGAACAACAAATGGAGGGTACCTGTGGTAACCTTGTTAAAGGTAATTGCCTCAGCAACTCGTCCCCCCAGAGCCATGCACATGCGCTCAAATAGCTGCTCCTTGGTGAATAGGTATTGATCTCGGGGTAAGATCTGAGCAAATCCCAGGGCAGCGTTTGTACGTGGGGCGATAGACACCTGAAAACACATCGTAGTTTCATTATATACAGTCTGGCTTTTACATGCAGCTAGATAAGTCAACTCAAAGTCCAAGCAGATTGAAAATCACATCAGGTACAAATAGAAGTCAGACCAAGTGACGAGATGCAAAGAAACTAAAGACGTGAAGGCCTGGAAGATCTGTTATTTTCTACTTTTAAGAATTCAGACAATACTAAACATAGAACATTTTGCCTGCAGCACCTCTGGGCGTGTTTTAACTTGGTGTCCAGTAAAACAATTTTAGGAGTCATTCTGACCAGGACATGCTCTTTGACTCAGCATTCTTTTATGGATGCAGCATCATCAGAATTAGGAGCATCTCGTCTCTGGGGTGTTGAAAAATTAGTCTCTGCATTTCTAAACTTTAATATTGCAACTCTGCAGTATCGGGATGGCCGAACAACTctcgccagtctatcgcagggtcacatatacagacagacaaccaggcaTACTCACAACCaattagaatcatcaattaacctggtatgcatgtttttggactgtgttttattttctcctttgtTGCCCCTTCATCCCAACGATTTATTTGCTGTTAAgagtccttttttccttctttactccattGCTCAaagggaacttttttttttaaagtgcatACCGTACATTTGTGAAACAGTTCAAGTAAAATACTGCATTACCTTCAATACAGCCTCCGTGTGCTCAAGTAGCCATCCCACTAAGGCATGTCCAGACTCATGGAAAGCAACAATCCTCTGTTCTTCTTTAGACAGGATCTTGTTCTTCTTCACACTCCCTGAAAATAGACACACACCGTGTTTTGTCAGAGTGGCACACTCATAAAATATGTTGCTTTCACTCAGTACAGCATCTGCATCACTGTACCTGCTATGACTCTCTCCACCGCATACTCAAAGCTGAACGTGTCTATGGACTTGAAACCCACTCGTGCAGCATGAAGAGCAGCTTCATTACAAATGTTAGCAATATCTGCACCTACAGAGATCACATGACAAAGGGCGTTAAAGTCACAACACAAGTTTGTCAAAGTTTCATGGCATTAACAAAGGATTTCTAGAAGACCCTCAGAAAAGAGATGTTCATGCTCATCAGATTGGAAAACGTTAGAAAACTGACCCGAGAAGACTTTGGACTCCACAGTCCAGACAGATTGTGTACATACAGGAGGCTGAACAGCTGTGAGCTAAATGGCTGAAAAAGGAGAACCCACTAACTTCTAGAAAAGACATCATACCCCATCTTTATTTAACTAAAGTTCACAGAGACAAGCATGGAGACCATTAGGAAATGCTTGGAGAAAGGAAAACATTATTACAGCTTAATAATGTTATTCCATCTTTAAAACACGGCAGCATTAGTATCATGGTTTGCGTCTGCACTTCTCTTCACCGTCATTAACAGATAAATCAGGGTTTTTGTCCGTGAACTATATCTCCAGAGAAAGTGCAATATCAAATGCTTTTCCTCaatgattaaataaataagttatCCACTCCTGGAGCCATACAGGCGTTTTGCTTTAGCTCCAGACGTTCCCAAGTTTACGTCAGGACAAAACAGTAAGTAAGAACCTACCACTAAAGCCGGGGGTAAGCTCAGCCAGCCGCAGAGAGTAGAAGTCAGCTGGCTGGGTCAGCTTCAGGATCTTCAGATGCTGCTCAAAGATCTCCTTCCTTTCCTGCAGCACATCAACAAGACTCAAACCAGTATCGCTAAAGCTCTATTTAAGTAATTAACTCAAAATGAATCAAATGTTTTGAGACTCAAAGATGATATGCAAAAGACTACCTGCAGAGTGGGTAAATCTATGAAGATGTGTCTGTCCAGCCTGCCTGGTCTCATGAGAGCATTGTCCAAAATATCTGCTCTGTTCGTGGAGGCAAGGACAATGACATGGTCTGTTGTTCCCATTCCTGCAAATCAAAATGATTTCAAGGTTTAATTTGTGTGGGGATTTCCCCCTCCAAAAAAGCAACAAACTAATGAAGAATGTTGTAATTTACTCACCATCCATCTCTACCAGGAGCTGGTTGAGAGTCTGCTCCTCTTCAGTATTTGAGAAACCAGACTGATTTGTTGAGCGCTTCTTTCCTACAGCATCAATCTCATCAATGTAGACAATACAAGGTGCTCGCGCACGAGCCTCCTTGAACAGACTCCTGACCCTTGCGGCACCAAGGCCTACAACAACCAAAATGTAGATACACTTAGACACATCACCATTCTTGGAACTCCTATAGAACTCTTTCATTAGATGTTTTGCTACGTTCATTATGAACATCTGCTGCATAAATCTATAGATAAACATGGTGTTTCTGTATGACAATTTAATTATTTGTACTGTTCATTTTTACCTCCAATGACCTCCACAAACTCAGAGCCAGCCATAGCCAGAAAGGGCACTTGGGCCTCTGTAGCTACAGCCTTAGCTAGAAGAGTCTTTCCACACCCTGGGGGTCCAAGCAGCAAAGCACCCTTGGGGACCTTGGCTCCCAGCTGGAGGTATCTTTCAGGACTCTATCAAGAGATGCCAGCATTAGCAAGGTATATGAAATCAACATTTTATGTTTGAGATTTAGATCTGGATGCAAAAGCCCAAGATTCTTAATGCTGCTGATAAAGCTAACAAAACCACCAAATTAATCCACTCTATTCTTCGATTACTCAATTGACATTACACATCCAGTGCATACTTTATGATTTTCAGGAGTCAGTAAGCAGAAACATCAACTGAAAGTTCTTACCTTGAGGTAGTCAACAAATTCCTTAACTTCCAACTTAGCTTCATGCATTCCTGCTACATCCCTGAAACGCACACCTTTGCCAGATTTGCCATCCACGATGGTGAACTTCGCCATCTTCAGCTGATTCTGTTGAGTTTGTTGTAAGAATGCAGTCAGCATGCCAGACAAGTAAgaggaaaacaataaaaatgtgcaaaacttttctttttctcctcacaaAAGCACTGAAGCCCCCCTCTCTGCCACCCATGCCTGCCAGTCGAAAGATGTACCAGAGAAAAGCCACACCAATAGCAGCCATCCCCAGAGCATAGACCGCACTGCAGAGAACAAAAGAAACAATGTTTCAATGAGtcaaacattttcaaaaatgcttgttTTTACTCcatagttgagaaaaaagatagTAAAAAAATATTGCCTATTATGACCACATAAAccagtctcaaatattttcacgtttgtttaaaaagaaatgttatgGCTACATGCAatagaaaaacaaatgttttttttaatcaaaataatCATGGAAAGAATAGTCAGATACAATGATACATTTAGGTTTTATCATAATTTTACCTTAAACATAATTATAATCTCTTTGGACATGGCATTTCCCAAAATACTAGTGAACACTGAAGGCAGCTCATATGTTGATTTAATACCTATTCTAAGTAAATTCTTTTCTTACTTTCCAAAAAATCCAGTTCGTTTGTATGACACCTGTATTCTGTCTTTGGTGTCAATTTTCAGCTCTTCCTCAGCTTGTCTCAGCTTCTCCTCAAATTTGTCAATGTTGGCAACCTGCATTCTGTACATGAGCGCCAGCctctg
This genomic interval from Cololabis saira isolate AMF1-May2022 chromosome 2, fColSai1.1, whole genome shotgun sequence contains the following:
- the spg7 gene encoding paraplegin — translated: MSALLLHQNAGVCRKYSRSVLWTLSRRSCYALANRLVSSGSGRNLLSRWDYVRKTIVSRSERTLTGQSQEKLIQSLLHRPLGPGMLGLGKDLIRNNLFTNPIGLVNLLGGMNFFSTSQSKKQDKSNEPKGRTPQEDEEEKKRREQENQMYRERLRTLLFIAIIMSLLNSINTSGGNISWNDFVNEMLAKGEVSRVQVVPESDIVEIYLHPGAVIFGRPRLALMYRMQVANIDKFEEKLRQAEEELKIDTKDRIQVSYKRTGFFGNAVYALGMAAIGVAFLWYIFRLAGMGGREGGFSAFNQLKMAKFTIVDGKSGKGVRFRDVAGMHEAKLEVKEFVDYLKSPERYLQLGAKVPKGALLLGPPGCGKTLLAKAVATEAQVPFLAMAGSEFVEVIGGLGAARVRSLFKEARARAPCIVYIDEIDAVGKKRSTNQSGFSNTEEEQTLNQLLVEMDGMGTTDHVIVLASTNRADILDNALMRPGRLDRHIFIDLPTLQERKEIFEQHLKILKLTQPADFYSLRLAELTPGFSGADIANICNEAALHAARVGFKSIDTFSFEYAVERVIAGSVKKNKILSKEEQRIVAFHESGHALVGWLLEHTEAVLKVSIAPRTNAALGFAQILPRDQYLFTKEQLFERMCMALGGRVAEAITFNKVTTGAQDDLRKVTRVAYSMVKQYGMSDSVGQVSFPDTEQQGAVGRRPFSRGLQEQMDHEAKMLIARAYRHTEKLLLDNRDKLLLLANSLLEREVVNYDDIEALLGPPPHGPKKMILPQSWVEAERDKQDTGEEEPPPPSPRDRDEDLNPQMT